Proteins found in one Pelmatolapia mariae isolate MD_Pm_ZW linkage group LG7, Pm_UMD_F_2, whole genome shotgun sequence genomic segment:
- the musk gene encoding muscle, skeletal receptor tyrosine-protein kinase — translation MTTVEHILVFMLILIPSCYNMQTAPRIITLLETVDVLLDHNATFICEVESHPPAEITWTKNNHQIMYYDTRYLTKEKGQMLIIPHVRESDNGEYCCLASNGIGEPAKSCGALQLKMKPQIKRHPTNLTLLVESKAVLPCVTLGNPKPDVTWLKDDELIKVNDRVTILDYGALKIHNIQKEDAGQYRCVARNSFGLAFSKPVTIEVQAPARILRVPKDKRVAYGSQISLQCNATGNPVPTITWLENGNTISGASVEETLVGEVILSVLKVTVTKPALYTCLASNRHNAGANTVKATAKVTVAEWRLYKGIAGYCSAYRGDVCRTILHDDLLVFFNSSFSNPEDTQEYFLQSWWAEVEGLSGVCSPALRSLLCHASFPDCNPSGLGPAPKPVCRESCLAVKELYCHKEWLIIEGSSSVQSGLFSSLTGSQAPVSLLPKCQTLPSLHTDPDGCTYVPFADIKKDLITRTCYNDRGYFYQGSVNVTRSGTPCQPWNQQVPHQHHLSVDVIPELKNSGNHCRNPGGISDKPWCYTLNPNIRWEYCAVPQCGETSIASVVKPESRDPLQTPRFPPVTTTSSPAYSMSVIVVILTALATAVFLAIIILGCRRWKKQLRNRKRRVIETPMLNALPSELLLDRLHPNPMYQRVPLLLNSKLLALEYPRNNIQYVRDIGEGAFGRVFQARAPGLLPMESFTMVAVKMLKEEASADMQNDFQREAALMAAFDHPNIVRLLGVCAVGKPMCLMFEYMAHGDLNEFLRRRSPTQSVRTLSRASLSGRSFSSELEAGPLSCTEQLLISKQIAAGMAYLSERKFVHRDLATRNCLVGEEMVVKIADFGLSRNIYSADYYKANENDAIPIRWMPPESIFYNRYTTESDVWAYGVVLWEIFSHGMQPYYGMGHEEVIYYVRDGHILSCPENCPLELYNLMRLCWSTHPSDRPSFSSIHRILERMHQNRLSMNAHTEADADC, via the exons ATGACGACTGTGGAACACATTTTGGTCTTTATGCTGATTTTGATCCCTTCATGTTACAACATGCAGACAG CACCTCGTATCATCACATTATTAGAGACAGTGGACGTTCTACTGGATCACAATGCCACCTTCATCTGTGAGGTGGAGTCACACCCCCCTGCTGAGATCACCTGGACCAAAAATAATCACCAAATTAT GTACTATGACACACGGTACCTTACCAAGGAAAAGGGTCAGATGTTAATCATCCCACATGTAAGAGAGTCAGACAATGGGGAGTACTGTTGCCTTGCCAGTAATGGCATTGGAGAACCTGCCAAGAGCTGTGGAGCGCTTCAGCTAAAGATGA AGCCACAGATCAAAAGGCATCCCACCAATCTAACACTACTGGTAGAATCCAAAGCAGTGTTGCCCTGTGTTACCCTTGGCAACCCTAAACCAGATGTCACGTGGCTCAAAGATGATGAGCTTATCAAG GTCAATGACCGTGTTACTATTCTCGACTATGGGGCATTGAAAATTCATAACATACAGAAAGAGGATGCAGGACAGTACCGCTGTGTGGCCAGGAATAGCTTTGGTTTGGCCTTTTCAAAGCCTGTCACCATAGAAGTACAAG CTCCAGCACGAATCTTGCGGGTTCCAAAGGACAAAAGGGTGGCGTATGGCAGCCAGATTTCCCTACAATGTAATGCCACTGGAAATCCAGTCCCAACCATTACCTGGCTGGAAAATGGGAATACT ATCTCCGGAGCCTCAGTAGAGGAGACATTAGTGGGAGAGGTGATACTCTCTGTTCTTAAGGTGACGGTGACTAAGCCAGCCCTATATACGTGCCTGGCTTCCAACAGACACAATGCTGGAGCCAACACTGTCAAAGCAACTGCAAAAGTCACTGTTGCAG AGTGGAG ACTATATAAGGGGATCGCAGGCTACTGCAGTGCATATCGTGGAGATGTTTGCCGCACAATATTGCACGACGATTTGCTGGTTTTCTTTAACTCGTCCTTCTCAAACCCTGAGGACACGCAGGAGTACTTTCTTCAGAGCTGGTGGGCAGAGGTAGAAGGGCTCAGTGGTGTGTGCAGTCCTGCATTACGCTCATTGCTCTGCCATGCTTCCTTTCCTGACTGCAACCCATCAGGGCTAGGACCTGCACCAAAACCTGTCTGCAG AGAAAGCTGCCTGGCAGTGAAGGAGCTGTACTGCCATAAGGAGTGGCTGATAATAGAAGGCAGCAGTTCAGTCCAGTCTGGACTCTTCAGCTCTCTCACCGGGTCCCAGGCTCCCGTTTCACTGCTGCCAAAATGTCAGACCTTACCAAGTCTTCACACAGACCCTGATGGTTGTACATATGTTCCTTTTGCAG ACATCAAGAAAGATCTAATTACAA GAACGTGTTACAATGACCGAGGTTATTTCTACCAGGGTAGTGTGAATGTAACCAGGTCTGGGACACCATGTCAACCATGGAACCAACAG GTCCCCCACCAGCACCATTTGTCAGTGGATGTCATTCCAGAGTTGAAGAATTCAGGCAATCACTGCAGGAACCCAGGAGGAATCAGTGACAAGCCCTGGTGTTATACCTTAAATCCGAACATACGCTGGGAGTACTGTGCTGTTCCACAGTGTGGGGAAACAAGCATAGCATCAG TAGTGAAGCCAGAGTCTAGAGACCCTCTCCAGACCCCTCGTTTCCCTCCCGTGACCACAACATCATCTCCAGCTTACTCAATGTCTGTCATCGTCGTTATCCTGACTGCTCTTGCAACTGCAGTATTTCTTGCCATTATCATTCTTGGCTGCCGCAGATGGAAGAAGCAACTGAGGAATCGAAAGAG aagAGTAATAGAGACCCCGATGTTGAACGCCCTTCCATCAGAGCTATTGCTCGATCGACTCCACCCTAACCCCATGTACCAGCGTGTTCCCCTGCTGCTGAACTCAAAACTGTTGGCCCTTGAGTATCCCCGAAATAATATTCAATACGTCCGAGATATCGGGGAAGGAGCCTTTGGACGAGTTTTCCAAGCCAG AGCTCCAGGCCTGCTACCCATGGAGTCTTTCACAATGGTTGCTGTGAAGATGTTGAAGGAGGAAGCTTCAGCTGACATGCAGAATGACTTCCAGAGAGAGGCAGCACTCATGGCCGCATTTGACCATCCAAACATAGTTCGACTCTTAG GTGTGTGTGCAGTGGGTAAACCAATGTGTCTGATGTTTGAGTATATGGCCCATGGTGACCTCAATGAGTTCCTGCGTCGCAGATCTCCAACCCAGTCAGTGCGCACCCTCAGTCGTGCTAGCTTGTCGGGTCGCAGTTTCTCCTCTGAGCTGGAGGCCGGGCCTCTCTCTTGTACAGAGCAGTTATTGATTTCCAAGCAGATTGCTGCAGGAATGGCATACCTGTCTGAGCGCAAGTTTGTCCATCGTGACCTGGCAACACGGAACTGCCTGGTTGGAGAGGAAATGGTGGTAAAGATTGCAGACTTTGGCCTCTCCAGAAACATCTACTCAGCTGATTACTACAAGGCCAATGAAAATGATGCCATCCCCATTCGCTGGATGCCTCCAGAGTCTATATTCTACAATCGCTATACTACAGAGTCAGATGTGTGGGCCTATGGTGTGGTGTTATGGGAGATCTTCTCCCATGGGATGCAGCCATATTATGGTATGGGTCATGAGGAGGTTATTTACTATGTGAGGGATGGTCACATCCTTTCCTGTCCTGAGAACTGTCCTTTGGAGCTCTATAATCTGATGAGGCTCTGTTGGAGTACACACCCATCAGACAGGCCCAGCTTCAGTAGCATACATCGGATACTAGAACGTATGCATCAAAACAGACTAAGCATGAATGCTCACACTGAAGCTGATGCTGACTGTTAA